In Labrus bergylta chromosome 11, fLabBer1.1, whole genome shotgun sequence, one genomic interval encodes:
- the stard10 gene encoding START domain-containing protein 10: MSDQTVTIPDDRAFASFESECLCEEGWTIKYNKEGLTVWTQRLEEGKSVHKFKCRMVCKEVSAETMYDVLHDTEYRRKWDTNVIETFDIGKLTVNADVGYYSWNCPPPLKNRDVITLRSWLPIGKDYIIMNYSVKHTRYPPKKDMVRAVSIQTGYLIQCQGPKSCYLTYLAQVDPRGSLPKWVVNKSSQLLAPRAMRKINKACLKYSDWKQRHNPGFKPWLYPEQTTLPSIPLSELSIQHAESLENIDESSLADTQEREDSD; this comes from the exons ATGTCTGACCAGACTGTGACCATCCCGGACGACCGGGCGTTCGCCAGCTTTGAATCGGAGTGTCTGTGCGAGGAGGGCTGGACTATAAAATACAACAAGGAGGGCCTGACGGTGTGGACCCAGCGTCTGGAGGAGGGGAAGTCCGTCCACAAATTTaag tgtCGGATGGTGTGTAAGGAGGTATCAGCTGAGACCATGTACGACGTGCTCCATGACACTGAATACAGAAGGAAATGGGACACAAACGTCATCGAGACCTTCGATATCGGGAAACTCACGGTCAATGCAGATGTTGGGTACTACTCAT GGAATTGTCCGCCACCTCTGAAGAACCGCGATGTCATCACGCTTCGCTCCTGGTTGCCGATAGGGAAAGATTACATCATCATGAACTACTCCGTCAAACATACC AGGTATCCCCCTAAAAAGGACATGGTGCGAGCTGTGTCCATTCAGACAGGCTACTTGATCCAGTGCCAGGGACCCAAAAGCTGCTATCTCACTTACCTGGCCCAAGTAGACCCACGAG GTTCATTACCCAAGTGGGTTGTCAACAAGTCCTCCCAGCTCCTCGCTCCTCGT GCCATGAGAAAGATCAACAAAGCCTGTTTGAAGTATTCAGACTGGAAGCAGAGACACAACCCTGGCTTCAAGCCCTGGCTCTACCCTGAACAGACTACATTACCCAGCATCCCACTCTCAGAGCTAAGCATCCAGCACGCCGAAAGCCTGGAGAATATTGATGAGAGCTCCCTGGCTGAcacccaggagagagaggacagcgaCTAG